In the genome of Synechococcus sp. CB0101, the window AACGCCATGCGGTGCTGGAGCAGCTGCACCAACGCGGTTGGCTTTACCTCTATGACGGCCGCGGCCTGGGACCGCTCCATCCCTCCGCGTTGCCCAGCAGCCTCGCTGGCACCCAGGACGACCCCTACCGCAGCCTGGTGTGGAAGCTCAAGCGCGAGGGGCTGGTGGCCGCGGCTCCCCTGATCCCCTTCCATGAATTCCGCTGGGGTGCCTGGTTGCGCAGCCGCAACCTGCCGCCCTTCAGCTCGCAGCGGCTGGAGCCGGCCCTGCCGGCGGCGCGGGCGCTGGTGCGCTCCCAGGCGGCTTCCCATCTGGCTGGTTGGATCCCTGCTTAGTACCTAGCCTTCAAGCAGACGTCGCGCCCGGGTTGCCATGGTTCGTCATCTGTTGGTGCCGATCGACGGCTCCGAGCTGACGGATGGAGCGGTGCACGCCGCTTTGGAGCTGGCCAAGCAGAGCGGAGCGCGGGTGAGCTTTTTCCACGTGCAGCCCAGCTACTACGGGCGCCCCGATGTGGCGATCTACGGCGAAGGCCTGGTGCTGGATCCCGCCTTGAGCGAGCAATTCAGCCAGGCCAATGCCCGCTTCGCGGCCACCATCCTGGACAAGGCCCTGGAGCAGGCGCAGGCCGCCGGGGTGGAGGCGAGCAGCGAAACCTGCGTCAGCCCGCTGGTGCATG includes:
- a CDS encoding ParB-like protein, translated to MALRLPPYQPLPAPSDDLLEVPLSALQPTQMCVGMAEIRSRQVDFAADDPKQRRRYLKRKPTPLVRSASGELWMVDRHHRLRALLELDPSATAFGYVVLQLEVSERHAVLEQLHQRGWLYLYDGRGLGPLHPSALPSSLAGTQDDPYRSLVWKLKREGLVAAAPLIPFHEFRWGAWLRSRNLPPFSSQRLEPALPAARALVRSQAASHLAGWIPA
- a CDS encoding universal stress protein; the encoded protein is MVRHLLVPIDGSELTDGAVHAALELAKQSGARVSFFHVQPSYYGRPDVAIYGEGLVLDPALSEQFSQANARFAATILDKALEQAQAAGVEASSETCVSPLVHEAILEAAERLGCDLIAMASHGRRGLAGLLIGSETQRVLTHAKLPVLVIPAQASQA